One genomic window of Bacillus mycoides includes the following:
- a CDS encoding DUF2785 domain-containing protein, with translation MDITALQQQLELIQQNDYSHMQHIDINELTTNMLQHIGTTDSYIRYQLIYNCFSHFIQYELLLDDQLKLLLHTCLSDEYLYFDINSPYTDGVFTRSYTVSLIALILQFSNSHYFLTEEDVTEIKQNLITYTNLETDFRGYIEDKGWAHCIAHVSDAFNEIIQNSYITFECYEEMIHCLLNKIFTSADIYHNNEDERVVTPLVSMVYHDFAQEDLISIIHKKVQRLPQIRKRLSLNEYCILCANIKTFLRTLFFRTKNDHNLAFTAHKTEKMLKELPNYY, from the coding sequence TTGGATATTACAGCGCTGCAACAACAGTTAGAGCTTATACAACAAAATGATTATTCGCACATGCAACATATAGATATAAATGAGTTAACAACGAACATGCTTCAGCACATTGGAACTACTGACAGTTACATTCGCTATCAGCTGATTTATAATTGTTTTTCTCACTTTATTCAATATGAGCTTCTACTCGATGATCAACTTAAATTACTTTTACATACTTGTTTAAGCGATGAATACTTATATTTTGATATTAATTCCCCATATACAGATGGGGTTTTCACACGCTCTTATACTGTTTCATTAATTGCTTTAATCCTCCAATTTTCCAACTCCCACTACTTTCTAACTGAGGAGGATGTTACAGAAATAAAACAAAATCTCATAACATATACAAATTTAGAGACTGATTTCCGTGGATATATTGAAGATAAAGGCTGGGCTCATTGTATTGCACACGTTTCTGATGCATTTAATGAAATTATCCAAAATTCCTATATTACCTTTGAATGCTATGAAGAAATGATACATTGTTTATTAAATAAAATCTTCACTTCGGCAGATATTTATCATAATAATGAAGATGAAAGAGTTGTCACTCCGTTAGTATCGATGGTATATCATGACTTTGCACAAGAAGATTTAATTTCAATTATTCATAAAAAAGTACAGAGACTTCCTCAAATTAGAAAACGCCTTTCTCTCAATGAATATTGCATTTTATGCGCCAACATTAAAACATTTTTACGTACATTATTCTTTAGAACAAAAAATGATCACAACTTAGCTTTTACCGCACATAAGACGGAAAAAATGTTAAAGGAACTGCCCAACTATTATTAA
- a CDS encoding tubby C-terminal domain-like protein, which yields MLTFLFELDKAIPQKDEPRYVAYTNGFIEGDLTICVGDRVLFQKSCMKVAELGIYLGQWMEQVQHGQNIHMNYETIEDDELILCFFYEEDNQWRISSGWQEFELQERISTATLVESVQRYLYELNKELRAIEYPVTFDQYLRGERIMQLSYKRLCDSKADTTPIEVYNGSKQVSVVRGYYKNTLMKVLDFIPKVGSNINYEIKDSKDNIRIIAKDASRRRQRKILVTYIDNNDAEHEIIVCDGKLLDANFLFTFTYKTEEYVVHKNSLGIGKVLRKGYVIADWNIRLEEDMYYIEMNVYDEDYIEDQYLLLGVFHAVLYG from the coding sequence ATGTTAACGTTTTTATTTGAGTTAGACAAGGCTATTCCACAGAAGGATGAGCCACGGTATGTTGCTTATACAAATGGCTTTATCGAAGGGGATTTAACGATTTGTGTGGGTGACAGAGTACTTTTTCAAAAGTCATGCATGAAGGTCGCAGAGCTGGGCATTTATTTAGGACAGTGGATGGAACAAGTTCAACACGGGCAGAACATACATATGAATTATGAAACGATTGAAGATGATGAGTTAATTCTTTGTTTTTTCTATGAAGAGGACAATCAGTGGAGAATTTCTTCCGGTTGGCAAGAATTTGAACTTCAGGAGCGTATATCTACTGCAACATTAGTAGAGAGCGTTCAACGCTATTTATATGAGCTAAATAAGGAACTGCGCGCGATAGAATATCCTGTGACGTTTGATCAGTACTTAAGAGGAGAGCGGATTATGCAGCTTTCTTACAAACGACTGTGTGATAGTAAGGCAGACACGACGCCGATAGAGGTTTACAATGGAAGCAAACAAGTAAGTGTAGTACGGGGCTATTATAAAAATACGTTGATGAAAGTGCTAGACTTCATTCCGAAAGTTGGTAGTAATATCAATTATGAAATAAAGGATAGTAAGGACAATATTCGCATCATTGCAAAGGATGCAAGTAGGCGGCGCCAAAGAAAGATTTTAGTAACGTACATCGATAATAATGATGCAGAGCATGAAATAATTGTATGTGACGGAAAGTTATTGGATGCAAATTTCTTATTTACCTTTACATATAAGACAGAAGAATATGTTGTTCACAAAAATTCACTTGGGATTGGAAAGGTATTACGAAAGGGCTATGTAATAGCAGATTGGAATATTCGTCTTGAGGAAGATATGTATTACATCGAGATGAATGTATATGATGAGGATTATATAGAGGATCAATACTTACTGTTAGGTGTATTTCAT
- a CDS encoding tyrosine-protein phosphatase: MKQQINWLQATVERNEDNTLHIEWENNIEEVKIYWGTSPDHIEENGELLVTVNGESFTTIANPSENERPYFRLVGSNGQAVTVAERRLPLQGAFNFRDMGGYETTEGRKVKWGKLYRSEELAGLTEWDIEYLQKSGLKLICDYRTDFEVKHKPNPGITGARQVCLPVMQDLAKDLNINEFFQVGDLSVLGKPGEYLVKMNQDFVSGNEAFVSFLKLVQNPENLPLVNHCTAGKDRTGFGSALLLLLLGVSEETVMQDYLLSNGFREKLNEKMMAFLGAKLQNDESRAILGAMFEARAEYLQAAIDEIKKQYGSVEAYAEKALGFTKESLEEMKELLLEGKVKL, encoded by the coding sequence ATGAAGCAACAAATAAATTGGTTACAAGCAACTGTAGAACGAAATGAAGATAACACGTTACATATAGAGTGGGAAAATAATATAGAAGAAGTTAAAATTTATTGGGGTACTTCACCAGATCATATTGAAGAAAATGGTGAATTACTTGTGACGGTAAATGGAGAGTCATTTACTACAATTGCCAATCCGAGTGAAAATGAGCGTCCCTATTTTAGGTTAGTAGGAAGTAATGGACAAGCAGTTACAGTCGCGGAGCGTAGATTACCATTACAAGGTGCGTTTAACTTCCGTGATATGGGCGGATATGAAACGACTGAAGGCCGTAAAGTAAAATGGGGTAAATTGTATCGTTCTGAAGAATTAGCAGGATTAACAGAATGGGATATTGAGTATTTACAGAAGTCAGGGTTAAAATTAATTTGTGATTACCGTACAGATTTTGAAGTAAAGCATAAGCCGAACCCAGGCATTACAGGTGCTCGCCAAGTATGCTTACCAGTTATGCAAGACTTAGCGAAAGATTTAAATATAAATGAGTTTTTCCAAGTTGGTGATTTATCAGTATTAGGAAAACCTGGTGAATATCTTGTGAAAATGAATCAAGATTTTGTAAGTGGTAATGAGGCATTCGTGAGCTTCTTAAAGTTAGTACAAAATCCAGAAAACTTACCATTAGTAAACCACTGTACAGCTGGAAAAGACCGTACTGGATTTGGTTCCGCATTATTATTACTTCTATTAGGTGTATCAGAAGAAACGGTAATGCAAGACTATTTATTAAGTAACGGTTTCCGTGAGAAGTTAAACGAAAAAATGATGGCATTTTTAGGTGCAAAATTACAAAACGATGAAAGTAGAGCGATATTAGGTGCGATGTTTGAAGCTCGTGCTGAGTATTTACAAGCTGCGATTGATGAAATTAAAAAGCAGTATGGATCAGTTGAAGCATACGCTGAAAAAGCTCTTGGATTTACGAAAGAATCGTTAGAGGAAATGAAAGAATTATTGCTAGAAGGTAAAGTGAAACTTTAA
- a CDS encoding YjjG family noncanonical pyrimidine nucleotidase → MKYKVILFDVDDTLLDFPETERNALHNAFVQFGMPTGYNDYLASYKEISNGLWRDLENKMITLSELAVDRFRQLFALHNIEVDAQQFSDVYLENLGKEVHLIEGAVKLCENLQDCKLGIITNGYTKVQQSRIGNSPLCNFFDHIIISEEVGHQKPAREIFDYAFERLGITDKSSVLMVGDSLTSDMKGGEDYGIDTCWYNPSLKENKTSVKPTYEVESLLRIMEIVEGKVVSFS, encoded by the coding sequence ATGAAATACAAAGTAATACTATTTGACGTAGACGATACATTATTAGATTTCCCTGAAACAGAAAGAAACGCATTACATAACGCGTTTGTACAATTTGGCATGCCTACAGGGTATAATGATTATCTTGCAAGTTATAAAGAGATTAGTAATGGATTATGGAGAGATTTAGAAAATAAAATGATTACGCTAAGTGAATTAGCGGTAGATCGATTTAGACAATTATTTGCTCTTCATAATATAGAAGTAGACGCGCAGCAATTTAGTGACGTATACCTTGAAAACTTAGGGAAAGAAGTACATCTTATAGAAGGTGCAGTGAAACTATGTGAGAATCTTCAAGATTGTAAGTTAGGTATTATTACGAATGGATACACTAAGGTGCAACAATCTAGAATTGGAAATTCGCCTTTATGTAACTTCTTTGATCATATCATTATTTCTGAAGAGGTAGGCCATCAAAAACCAGCACGTGAGATTTTTGATTATGCATTTGAAAGGCTTGGGATTACTGATAAATCAAGTGTACTAATGGTTGGAGATTCCTTAACTTCTGATATGAAAGGCGGAGAAGATTATGGTATTGATACGTGTTGGTATAACCCGAGTCTGAAAGAAAACAAGACAAGTGTTAAGCCGACCTATGAAGTGGAGAGTCTGCTTCGTATTATGGAAATTGTAGAAGGAAAAGTAGTTTCCTTCTCATAA
- a CDS encoding NUDIX hydrolase, with amino-acid sequence MGYIEEMRQRVGNHPLILIGSHAIILNENNEILLQLRTDFNRWGIIGGALEYNETLEDAVKREVFEETGLTVKNVELFRTYSGPDFFQIYPNGDQVHGVLVVYICREFQGELVCDQTESKELRFFPLDELPSNLPPVIERIITDFQKKQGNA; translated from the coding sequence ATGGGTTATATTGAAGAGATGAGACAACGAGTAGGAAATCATCCACTCATTTTAATAGGGTCACACGCCATTATATTAAATGAAAATAATGAAATATTACTGCAGCTCCGTACAGATTTTAACCGCTGGGGGATTATTGGGGGTGCATTAGAATATAACGAAACACTGGAAGACGCTGTGAAACGCGAAGTATTTGAAGAAACTGGACTTACCGTAAAAAATGTAGAACTGTTCCGTACATACTCAGGACCAGATTTTTTTCAAATCTATCCAAACGGTGATCAAGTACATGGTGTACTCGTTGTTTATATTTGCCGAGAATTTCAAGGTGAACTTGTATGCGATCAAACGGAATCGAAAGAATTACGCTTCTTTCCGCTTGATGAGTTACCTAGCAATCTTCCTCCAGTTATTGAGAGGATTATTACAGATTTCCAAAAAAAACAAGGGAACGCTTAA
- a CDS encoding GNAT family N-acetyltransferase, which translates to MTIIKQLEKHFKIRRSASSIMIKENNAEVFTEEQIEEMVQYFVTEAKKGGLENLQFEVSSKSPNYDVYKKCFGKYSFEHIAENIIVFKDIYEVEDIESDIDFKLIEEIGEDAFYSLWNELMEEEIAYDQFVNMMEQEIGGQWKEHCLTVILNEKPIGIVVPHIERGTLEEGKLMYFAVAPSMRNKGYESDLFTKTMFVLKEIGATYYIGEANVQDEWMNDVFEKNGCQQLSCSERYVKRV; encoded by the coding sequence ATGACGATTATAAAACAATTAGAAAAACATTTTAAAATAAGAAGAAGTGCTTCTTCTATAATGATAAAAGAAAATAATGCAGAGGTTTTTACAGAAGAGCAAATTGAAGAAATGGTGCAATATTTTGTTACTGAGGCGAAAAAAGGTGGATTAGAAAATCTACAATTTGAGGTTTCTTCAAAAAGTCCCAATTATGATGTATATAAGAAATGCTTTGGAAAGTATTCATTTGAACATATTGCTGAAAATATAATAGTATTTAAAGATATATATGAAGTGGAAGATATAGAAAGTGATATTGATTTTAAGCTTATTGAAGAGATCGGAGAAGACGCTTTTTATTCTCTTTGGAATGAGCTGATGGAAGAAGAAATAGCGTATGATCAATTTGTAAATATGATGGAACAAGAAATTGGTGGGCAATGGAAAGAACATTGTTTAACAGTAATCTTGAATGAAAAGCCAATAGGAATAGTAGTTCCTCATATTGAACGGGGTACGTTAGAAGAAGGGAAACTTATGTATTTCGCAGTCGCTCCGAGTATGCGAAATAAAGGATATGAATCTGACTTATTTACAAAAACGATGTTTGTATTAAAGGAAATAGGAGCCACTTATTATATTGGTGAGGCAAATGTACAAGATGAGTGGATGAATGATGTTTTTGAAAAGAATGGATGTCAGCAGCTGAGTTGTAGTGAGCGATATGTGAAAAGGGTTTAG